The following DNA comes from Balneolaceae bacterium.
CTCCGCCGAGCGTTTGGCCCGAATATAGAACCGGTCGGTATGGGCTCCTGCAAGCTCAACAACCTTCTGCTGGTAAGAGGCTGAATCGGCCCGAAAGCGGTCAATGCTCACATCGTGGGCATTCAGCCGTTCGAACAGTCGGTCGAGGGTTTCGTGCTGGGCAAAGCTCGCCTGGCTGTTGCCGTTGCGCCCTTCGATGGTATACCGGCATGCCGTCAATGCTGGCAACCCCCGGCTGGTAGCCGTGACACTTTTTATAGGTTCGCGCCGCATCCCATTTCTCGGTTTCAATAACCTGGTTGTCATAGTCCAGAGTATAGCAACCCCGGTTGCTGAGTTGTCCGGTGGTCGCGCAAGGCTTTCACCAACAATTCGTTTAGCGGCTCATTCGACGTTGAACGTGTGGTTCGACACCGCTGGTTGGATGAGTAAGCTGGCGCGGAGTCGCAGGCCAGCTGCTTGACCCCGCGAAGCAGCGTGTCGGGGCTGCACGGCGATGAGGCCCCGCGTGCGGCTGGAGCGGGCTCGCGCAGGTGCTCGGCCAGATCCTCGGCGCAATCCCCGCCGGTAAACAATACAGCTCATGAGGTTGGCAACAATGTCGCTGTAGGAAAACCCGGCCGTTTGACCTCTCGGAGCCAAGGTGCCGGTCAATCAGTCCCGCCAGCCCGCTACTGTGAAAACTTTCCAAGCAAAAATCTAATCCGCCAAATGGTGTTATCTTTTCCGATGATTTTGTAATATGCATGTCTCACTTCTTTAGGGTGTTTGGTCTCACCTAAATAAGTGAAATTATTCGAGCCAAAAAAGCCTGAATCAACAACATTCAGCCGCTTTTTTGGCTCTTTTTATGTATTGCCTTGCGGATTTTAGGAAATAAAAGAGTTTGGTGTGATTCGTGAAGATGGAGCGATAACATTTGACGATTTACATGCGTCACAAGCTGATCTTTTAAAAGCAAACTTACACGGTTTAAATTCTTCTCAAGATTTCTATCAAAAGGGCTGAGTAGATCTTCTGGGGGTATCCGCATGGACAAAGAATGGTTTATTAACAAATGAAAGAACCATGCTTGATAGAGAGTTTTTTAACAGTGCTAACTATAAAAATTACCATAGTTGAGACTTACTCCGAAAAGTCGTTTAAATTAGGTGAGTATTCAAGAATTAAAGCAGTGTATTTTTAGATATTTCAAGGCCTATTTTGTATATTCTAACTTCATAAATAACAGTTAGATACTATGTTTAAAAAGTCTCCAAAACACCCTCAGATTGACCTGTTATCCTCGGCTGGCCAGCATCTCGATGAGCGCCGCCAGCGTCAGCTTCGCGATCCCCATCGATGGCATAACTCCTTTTACGAACACGTATTCAGCCAAATCGATGAATCGATCTTCCATGTTCTGTTTGACCAGCAGATGGGCGCACCCAACGCCCCGGCCCGGCAGCTGGTGGGGATGATGATCCTTAAAGACGGATTTGGATTCAGCGACGAGCAGCTCTTTGAAGCCTGCCGGTTCCACCTGCTGTTCCGCCAAGCCCTGGGACTTGTCAATCTCAACGACCCACCTCCCACCGAATCTACCTATTATCTGTTTCGAAAGCGTATCTATGAGTATGACCGCGAGCACGGCACGGACCTGCTTGGCCGGGTGTTTGGGGCCATGACCAGTGATCAGATTCTTGAGTTTGATGTTGGCGGGCAGCAGATTCGTATGGACAGCAAACTGATCGGCAGCAATATCGCCAGTTTTTCCCGCTTTGAGCTGGTCTGCCGGACGCTGAAGGTGTTTTGGCGAAGTCTTTCCGAACAGGCTCAGGAAATTGCCCCCCAATCGGTGTACCAGGCGATGCAGGAGCTGGCCGCCGAGGACGCTCAGAGCACCGTTTACCGCTCCACCCACCAGGAGATTCAACAGCGGCTGGAAGACCTTGGAGGCCTGGTGGCCAGTCTTCTGGATACGTACAGCTGCGAGGACAGTTCTAAATACGATCTTTTGAAGCAGGTTTTTACCGAACAATATACGATCGATGAGGATGATGATGATTCAGGGCAGGTGAGCGCACGGGATACCCAGCAGATCACCGCCGACAGCATCCAGTCGCCTGATGATCCGGAGTGTAGCTACCGGCGTAAAGGCGGCCAGGCGGTCAAAGGCTACACCGTGAACCTGACCGAGACGATTGACGAGGAACAGGAGTTACAGTTGATTACCGATGTGCACCTTGCCCCGGCCGATTGCAGCGATGCGGACATGGTGGGCCCGGCCATCGAGGCCACCGAGCAGCGCACCGGCCGCCACGTGGACACCTGCTACGCCGATGGGGCCTACAACCGAAGCCTGGCCAAAGACCAGCAGGCTGGCCAAGAGCATGTGGAGATGGTATTGAGTGGTATTCAGGGCGCTCCCTCACGCTTTGAGCTTACCGAAACCGAGCAGGGAGTGACCGTCCATGACACGAAAACCGGCACCACCCATCAGGCGGAGCCGGCTCGCCGCCAGAAAAACACCACCGAACAGCGATGGAGGATCCGGCTGGACGAGGGGCAACAGTACCGGTATTTCGGGTCGTCGGCCATTCGGGCCTCAGCCCGGCGGCAGGCAATAGCCGAGCGCCCGGCGAGCGAACGCAACAAACGTAATAATGTGGAGGCGAGTATCTGGCACCTGACCCATACCTTACGCACCGATAAAACGTGCTATCGGGGATTAATCAAACATAAATTATGGGCATGGTGTCGGGCCATATGGGTGAATATGAGGCGTATTCAGCGATACATAAGCCAATTGGATGAATCAGGCGAACAAACCGGGTACAATACCCCGAAAACTGTTCAAATAGCCTGATCGAAGTAGGCTAAACTATGTAATGATCAAAAATTTAGCTTTTCAAAAATATTTCTTAAACCAAAGCCGCTTTGACAGGTAAAATCGAAAATGTACTTTTCGGAGTGGACTCATAGTTGAATTTTGCAATTACTTTGATGAATGGATTGAAGAACTTAAAAAGAATGATCCGTCATTCACCCTTTAAGCCTTATGTGTCTCCGGGTAATTCACTTGATTTAATCAATAATTCAGAAGAGCCGTTATCTAAAGATGGTTTTAAAGAGTTGGATAGACAGAATGGTTTTAATATTGATAAGGTGGGTGGAGTCAA
Coding sequences within:
- a CDS encoding transposase, coding for MFKKSPKHPQIDLLSSAGQHLDERRQRQLRDPHRWHNSFYEHVFSQIDESIFHVLFDQQMGAPNAPARQLVGMMILKDGFGFSDEQLFEACRFHLLFRQALGLVNLNDPPPTESTYYLFRKRIYEYDREHGTDLLGRVFGAMTSDQILEFDVGGQQIRMDSKLIGSNIASFSRFELVCRTLKVFWRSLSEQAQEIAPQSVYQAMQELAAEDAQSTVYRSTHQEIQQRLEDLGGLVASLLDTYSCEDSSKYDLLKQVFTEQYTIDEDDDDSGQVSARDTQQITADSIQSPDDPECSYRRKGGQAVKGYTVNLTETIDEEQELQLITDVHLAPADCSDADMVGPAIEATEQRTGRHVDTCYADGAYNRSLAKDQQAGQEHVEMVLSGIQGAPSRFELTETEQGVTVHDTKTGTTHQAEPARRQKNTTEQRWRIRLDEGQQYRYFGSSAIRASARRQAIAERPASERNKRNNVEASIWHLTHTLRTDKTCYRGLIKHKLWAWCRAIWVNMRRIQRYISQLDESGEQTGYNTPKTVQIA